Proteins encoded within one genomic window of Panicum virgatum strain AP13 chromosome 1N, P.virgatum_v5, whole genome shotgun sequence:
- the LOC120655377 gene encoding putative disease resistance protein RGA3 isoform X3, whose amino-acid sequence MALAPLSLHALHRGMDPPLEEASRGISRLVKQMASFRVNMKRLILHGDVDTKLEDIKIYMPQIFSLLCCPQLYGDKRRSLLAELREAFYDLEDLVDEMEFYKIEVKVVEAGSKVSICNPLTPAIKVGKRLVSSILHEESQFLKCLDFITSELPNLVALLEKAKGTPSCWPLGVPDFGAPNAGSLLLEDQQKVFGRDKELNEIVQLLTQTPSHWDQPSVLAIVGTGGLGKTTLARLVYNDARVEHHFDLRSWVASASLDKVKLAEEILSSANPSYFAPSENKVKFEAVQLQLKEFLTGKRFLLVLDDLWVESFTDSCFQEILCPLRSAGRGSSILVTTRTKTVAEKLAASQVYHLSALGTEDCWSLIKESALGSASTHDLTDALEQIGRDIAARLDGLPLAAKVLAGLLKAYFPSPVSLRKIS is encoded by the exons ATGGCCCTCGCCCCGCTTTCTTTGCACGCGCTGCATCGCGGCATGGATCCGCCGTTGGAGGAGGCCTCCCGTGGAATTTCGCGGCTTGTGAAGCAGATGGCATCGTTCCGCGTCAACATGAAGAGATTGATTCTGCACGGCGATGTCGACACCAAGCTGGAGGACATCAAGATCTACATGCCTCAGATCTTCTCCCTCCTGTGTTGCCCACAGCTCTATGGGGACAAGCGGAGGTCTCTTCTGGCCGAGCTCAGGGAAGCCTTCTACGACTTGGAGGATTTGGTCGACGAAATGGAGTTCTACAAGATTGAAGTCAAAGTGGTTGAAGCGGGGTCAAAGGTCAGTATTTGCAATCCACTGACTCCTGCTATCAAGGTGGGCAAGCGCCTGGTTAGCAGCATCCTCCATGAGGAATCGCAGTTCCTCAAGTGCCTTGATTTCATCACAAGTGAGTTGCCCAATCTCGTCGCCTTGCTGGAGAAAGCCAAAGGAACCCCATCCTGTTGGCCTCTTGGTGTCCCAGATTTTGGTGCTCCCAACGCCGGCTCCTTGCTTCTTGAGGATCAACAGAAGGTGTTTGGGCGCGACAAGGAGCTGAATGAAATTGTGCAACTGCTCACTCAGACGCCATCCCACTGGGACCAGCCCTCTGTTCTTGCCATCGTTGGCACGGGGGGCTTGGGGAAGACCACGCTCGCTCGGTTAGTTTACAACGATGCAAGAGTTGAGCACCACTTTGATCTCAGATCTTGGGTTGCCTCTGCGAGTCTCGACAAGGTGAAACTTGCTGAAGAAATCTTGTCTTCAGCCAATCCGTCCTACTTTGCTCCCTCTGAAAATAAGGTCAAGTTTGAAGCGGTTCAGCTGCAACTCAAGGAATTCCTGACGGGAAAGAGGTTCCTGCTTGTACTCGACGATCTCTGGGTCGAGTCCTTCACCGACTCGTGTTTTCAGGAAATCCTTTGTCCACTGAGATCTGCAGGGAGGGGGAGCAGTATTTTAGTGACCACTCGAACAAAGACGGTGGCTGAAAAGCTCGCTGCATCTCAGGTGTACCACTTGAGTGCACTGGGCACCGAGGACTGTTGGTCCTTGATCAAGGAATCAGCTCTGGGCAGTGCTAGCACACATGATCTAACTGATGCGCTGGAACAGATCGGGAGGGACATTGCTGCCCGGCTCGATGGCCTTCCTCTCGCTGCCAAGGTGCTGGCAGGACTGCTTAAAG CATATTTCCCAAGCCCTGTAAGTTTGAGAAAGATCTCTTGA